From the Oryza glaberrima chromosome 5, OglaRS2, whole genome shotgun sequence genome, one window contains:
- the LOC127773377 gene encoding LRR receptor-like serine/threonine-protein kinase RGI5: protein MFVARSTKANAGDMATMRVVAQFLGADRALGWGRASPDPCDGSWLGITCDASGYVVYIIANNSGLTGHLPWETRNLSMLAAIYLNNNSLSGDVPPLGPNLMEISLSYNRFMSISPEFFKDLHGNQFTGPIPNLASNIEMEYIDLSKNALTGDVPQSLMQLHHLRVLNLSDNSLCGQLPKFIKKYDCKD from the exons ATGTTTGTCGCAAGATCAACAAAGGCCAATGCTGGTGATATGGCTACAATGCGAGTGGTGGCCCAATTCTTGGGTGCTGATCGTGCTCTAGGGTGGGGCAGAGCATCGCCTGACCCTTGCGATGGTAGTTGGCTAGGTATAACTTGCGACGCTTCTGGTTACGTGGTCTACATCATAGCAAACAACAGTGGCTTGACGGGGCATCTCCCATGGGAAACACGCAACCTTTCGATGTTAGCTGCCATCTACCTCAACAACAACAGTCTGTCTGGCGACGTCCCTCCACTCGGCCCTAACCTTATGGAGATATCGTTGTCATACAACCGTTTCATGTCCATCTCACCGGAGTTCTTCAAAG ACCTTCATGGCAATCAATTTACTGGGCCAATCCCGAACCTGGCAAGTAACATCGAGATGGAATATATTGATCTTAGCAAGAATGCCCTGACTGGGGATGTTCCACAATCACTCATGCAGCTGCACCACCTGCGGGTGTTAAATCTATCAGATAACTCGCTATGTGGACAACTgccaaaattcataaaaaaatatgactGTAAAGATTGA